A genomic segment from Branchiostoma floridae strain S238N-H82 chromosome 7, Bfl_VNyyK, whole genome shotgun sequence encodes:
- the LOC118419263 gene encoding peroxidasin-like: MANKRKTLLVLLLIVLREAGPTAACSSRCRSDCDCERKGLSSVPQDLPATITKLKLRSNLITSLNFHRNQILIVNEQTFSSLTELQKLHLTFNNLTNIQPQTFSGLSKLRELQLVENQITSIEPGTFSNLPELWYVHLCCNKLTKILPGTFTNLPKLDNLQIHTNKITDIKCGTFADLPQLTRLGLHSNQIRCIQPGAFANLPKLIRLDLHQNLLTSIHPDIISNLPKREMYIALPENPWHCDCRMTALYLYNRKFTPSMAFREYNKIVCQEPSNLRMKSLDDINSEDLICKEPKIVRFVNNKSGTLVRGGTLYLVCEASGIPTPDITVTLPSEQNVTVESEGRVTVEVNGTITIRDVTASDAGQYICTAINPGGCSSETLFVEVRTPTSVMPVVSTSAVQSEGT; encoded by the exons ATGGCGAACAAGCGGAAGACTCTCCTGGTTCTCCTGCTTATCGTGTTGAGGGAAGCCGGGCCGACCGCAGCCTGCAGCAGCAGATGTCGGTctgactgtgactgtgagagGAAGGGTCTCAGCAGTGTTCCTCAGGACCTGCCGGCAACCATCACTAAGCTTAAGCTGCGATCTAATCTCATCACAAGCTTAA ATTTTCACCGCAATCAGATTTTAATAGTTAATGAGCAGACATTCTCAAGTCTGACTGAGCTCCAAAAGTTACACCTGACTTTTAACAATTTAACTAACATTCAGCCTCAAACATTTTCAGGTCTATCTAAGCTTAGAGAGCTCCAGTTAGTGGAAAACCAGATAACTAGCATTGAACCTGGTACATTCTCGAATCTACCGGAGCTGTGGTATGTGCATTTGTGCTGCAACAAACTAACTAAAATTCTCCCCGGTACATTCACAAATCTACCAAAGCTCGACAATCTGcagatacacacaaacaaaataactgACATTAAGTGTGGCACATTCGCAGATTTACCTCAACTCACTCGTTTGGGGCTGCATTCTAATCAAATACGTTGCATTCAACCTGGGGCATTTGCAAACCTACCCAAGCTCATCCGCCTGGACCTGCATCAAAATCTTCTGACTAGCATTCACCCTGATATAATCTCAAATTTACCCAAGCGTGAGATGTACATTGCACTACCGGAAAACCCCTGGCACTGTGACTGTAGAATGACAGCCCTTTATTTGTACAATAGGAAATTCACACCTTCGATGGCATTTCGGGAATATAACAAAATTGTTTGTCAAGAACCTAGTAACCTCCGTATGAAAAGTCTTGATGATATCAACTCAGAAGATCTTATCTGTAAAGAACCAAAGATTGTGAGGTTTGTCAACAATAAGAGTGGTACACTGGTGCGAGGGGGAACTCTCtatttggtctgtgaagcttcaggtaTCCCTACACCAGACATTacagtcaccctcccatctGAACAGAATGTTACTGTTGAGTCAGAAGGGAGAGTGACTGTGGAGGTGAATGGTACTATCACTATAAGAGATGTCACTGCATCAGATGCTGGTCAGTATATCTGTACGGCAATAAATCCTGGTGGCTGTTCATCTGAGACACTGTTTGTTGAGGTACGCACCCCAACATCAGTCATGCCAGTTGTATCCACCAGCGCTGTACAGTCAGAGGGCACT
- the LOC118419787 gene encoding hydroxysteroid 11-beta-dehydrogenase 1-like protein encodes MSRFSWFSLLALICAVVLGIYWNYDGFDPESLRGATVVITGCSTGIGEEMAYQYARLGAKILITARRENRLKEVVAKAVSLGAQEAHYVAGDMGKAEDCERTIQTAKEKFGRLDYLVLNHLGSNFGSFQDKFFNGKSWDQDPDVDFFEDFLNINLISYVRLASLALPLLKASSGHLVVVSSGFGKMYFPNVSFYCSAKFGLDGFFSSLRVELMKAGQDVSVTLAVLGFIATPKMAEKLQDVPDGEKALEGAAPIGETAQAVIRGGATRAREVYYPFYTWVMAKLPGLVPQFVDYIGVRVNMLPES; translated from the exons ATGTCGCGTTTCTCGTGGTTCAGCTTGTTGGCGTTAATCTGTGCTGTAGTCCTTGGGATCTACTGGAACTACGATGGCTTCGATCCAG AGTCTCTGCGGGGGGCAACTGTCGTCATCACTGGCTGCAGTACCGGTATCGGCGAAGAGATGGCGTACCAGTACGCCCGGCTGGGAGCAAAGATCCTCATCACAGCCAGGAGGgagaacaggctgaaggag GTGGTAGCGAAGGCTGTGTCTCTGGGAGCCCAGGAGGCGCACTACGTGGCCGGGGACATGGGGAAGGCGGAGGACTGTGAGAGAACCATTCAAACAGCCAAGGAGAAATTCG GTCGGCTGGACTATCTGGTGCTGAACCATCTTGGGTCAAACTTCGGGTCTTTTCAAGACAAATTCTTCAATGGGAAGTCTTGGGACCAGGACCCGGATGTGGACTTCTTCGAGGACTTCTTAAACATCAACCTGATCAGTTACGTGCGGCTGGCCTCCCTGGCCCTGCCTCTGCTGAAGGCGAGCAGCGGACATCTCGTGGTGGTGTCCTCTGGTTTCG GTAAGATGTACTTTCCAAACGTGAGCTTCTACTGCTCTGCCAAGTTCGGCCTGGACGGGTTCTTCAGCTCGCTCCGTGTGGAACTGATGAAGGCAGGGCAGGACGTGTCCGTCACTCTCGCCGTGCTGGGGTTCATCGCGACACCGAAAATGGCGGAAAAGTTGCAG GATGTACCAGACGGTGAGAAAGCACTGGAAGGTGCCGCTCCCATCGGCGAGACTGCCCAGGCCGTTATACGGGGAGGGGCGACCCGCGCCCGGGAGGTCTACTATCCCTTCTACACCTGGGTTATGGCTAAACTCCCCGGGCTTGTGCCGCAATTCGTGGACTACATAGGTGTCAGGGTTAATATGCTACCGGAAAGTTAA
- the LOC118419754 gene encoding uncharacterized protein LOC118419754, whose translation MLKTPTIVRFKVSNDTLAQGETLYLVCEASGKPAPNIIVTLPSGLIASAESGVRVTVGVNGTITVTNVTAADAGLYICIATNTVGSASRTVFIGAASVSPPFSASPLVPASSPSGNSEGKSTIFPLEFAVGFGTAGAVLLVFGLGLKLRLKGPRGKKKAPIALNNDSLVTDDMVNNSTYRTRGQGRSLNPEITNSAASANEQAGMPENAYEDPESLLAIAGSLRSDVVSKEESVSAQKPMKVHELVNIVYGKDGSGSEDIKPVSMPKKEAEAATSHASYENTHVQETVHDASHVTNENVDEDEAVLYASAQVIYGHEDDKAQSAASQPIYKTDRDKTESPVSIHGNDVQKAESSSPHAIYNNESEKPESPASQIIYGNDNQKAESFASDSIYKNDDEKPESRASRDIYEAGDEKTATTGSTASCLIYENNDED comes from the coding sequence ATGTTGAAAACCCCAACGATTGTGAGGTTTAAGGTAAGCAATGATACACTAGCACAAGGAGAGACTCTGtatttggtctgtgaagcttcaggaaaACCTGCTCCAAATATCATTGTCACTCTCCCATCTGGACTGATTGCAAGCGCTGAGTCAGGTGTGAGAGTGACTGTGGGAGTGAATGGTACCATCACCGTAACtaatgttactgcagcagatgctggtctgtacaTCTGCATTGCAACAAATACTGTCGGCTCTGCGTCTCGTACAGTGTTTATTGGTGCTGCGTCTGTTTCGCCCCCTTTCAGTGCTTCGCCTCTAGTACCAGCATCATCTCCCTCAGGCAATTCAGAAGGCAAGTCAACAATTTTTCCTCTGGAATTTGCGGTTGGTTTTGGTACAGCTGGTGCAGTATTGCTGGTTTTTGGTCTTGGCCTTAAATTGCGGTTGAAGGGTCCCCGGGGAAAGAAAAAGGCCCCGATAGCTCTGAATAATGATTCCCTCGTTACAGACGACATGGTGAACAATTCCACCTATAGAACAAGAGGTCAGGGTAGATCTTTAAACCCAGAGATAACCAACAGTGCTGCAAGTGCAAACGAACAGGCCGGCATGCCTGAGAACGCATATGAGGACCCCGAATCTCTCCTAGCCATTGCTGGTTCTCTTAGAAGTGATGTAGTTTCAAAGGAAGAATCTGTGTCGGCCCAGAAGCCAATGAAAGTCCATGAGCTAGTAAATATCGTGTATGGGAAAGATGGGTCTGGTAGTGAGGATATAAAGCCCGTTTCTATGCCTAAAAAAGAAGCAGAAGCTGCTACTTCTCATGCTAGCTATGAGAACACCCACGTGCAGGAAACAGTACATGATGCCTCTCATGTCACTAATGAGAATGTCGATGAGGATGAAGCAGTACTTTATGCCTCTGCTCAGGTTATTTATGGCCATGAAGATGATAAAGCACAGTCTGCTGCATCTCAACCCATCTACAAGACTGATAGAGACAAAACAGAGTCTCCGGTTAGCATTCACGGAAATGATGTCCAGAAAGCAGAATCCTCTTCACCTCACGCTATTTACAACAATGAGAGTGAGAAACCAGAGTCTCCGGCTTCTCAAATCATTTACGGAAATGACAACCAGAAAGCAGAATCATTTGCATCTGACTCTATTTACAagaatgatgatgagaaaccagAGTCTCGGGCTTCTCGTGATATCTATGAGGCTGGTGATGAGAAAACAGCAACTACTGGTAGTACTGCTTCTTGTTTGATCTATGAGAATAATGATGAAGACtaa